The Ziziphus jujuba cultivar Dongzao chromosome 1, ASM3175591v1 genome segment GACCCTTCCAAAATCCCCAGGAGTTGAAGTTCCACATGATGTGAGTTTTCAAGGTCCTGTTCCAAGTAACCATGAAGAATTGTTTGATACGAGACATAGAGAGGAGAATTCCCCTGAAGATTATCAAGAAATTGAAGTTTTACGAGACGCTGTTCCTGATATTAGCCCAGGAAACCTTCCTCCAGTTTCCCCAACTTGTAGAAATGACATTAGTGAGCCACAAGAACCTATAGACATACCAATGAATGAGAAAGGAACCCTTTCTCCGGTCATGGAAGAAAATTTAACTCATGAGAGACTGTCTCCACATCAGCCAAGTTCAGTACCACCACCAACTTCAGCTGCTTCTTTGCAAGATGGCTTAGAGTTTAATAACTCGCCTCTATCATTTGGTGAGTGCATTTTTGGCATAATTCTGCACGTGGATAGGAGTGCTAAGACTGAACTTTGTTTTTCTGAATTTCTCTTCTTTCATATTTCAGCAATTCGATCAACACCACCTGTTAAGCAGCCCAAAGCAAGACCAAGAAAGAGGAAACAGTGTTTTGATGAGTCGCCAGTGTTGACTAACAAGTATGCTCAGCCATTTGATCCTCGTGCACTCAGTTATTCTTTTGGTATTGGTCACTGATATGAGGTGGTGAAATTCGTAGGTATATGAAGAAGGCACTTGAAAATTCTAAAGATTTATTGCGCAAGAGGAGGAATATTCCATGCTCTGCTTTGGGCATATGGAAATTAAAGAATGTTTTAAGAAAGGACCAAGTTCTGTTTCAGCCATCAATAACTGGTTAGTGGGTCTTTCCTTTTAGATGCTTTACGGGTTCTCCTGCTGATTTACTTCCATTTTGAGGAGTTAACTTATGATTTTGGATGTCTATTGGCAGGATTGTCTTTGGATCtttgtaatatttatgacaAGGATTATGTATCCTCAAAACTTCAGTTGTTGGAGGAAGCTTCTCCAGACACCGAGGTTGTGAGATCTCCTGCTCCCATAACCGAAGCCGGCCTAGATCCTGGGGTTGCACAATCTCCTGCCCATGCAACTGAAGAAATTTTCCCACAGCAAAGGGGTGAAGAATCTGAGGGTCCTGTTAATGATTATGATCAGGAAATTGAACATCTTAGACATGTTGAAGACCGTGATGAAAGGGATGTCTTACCTGATTTTGTTCCATCACCTAGATTGACGCCTTCGCATGGAAGAGAGGACCACACTCCTCTCACATCTCAATTTTTAGGGTCAGCTTCAGTCGAAAGGACCATTGGAACTGGAGTTTTGCCAACACCAGATCTACCAGCTTCAACCGGACTTTATGAGTCTGAAATTGAAACACCAAGTGCATTTTTATGGGAGCAACTAGGTGTAGAAAACACCGTTCTTTCGGATGTCCCTGAGTTGGTGAATTCAAAAGATGCAGAAGTAagttatatatatctttattttacGACTGCCCATGTGAACCATTTGAGTAAGTTGCACAAAGTTCTTACCTACTCAAATGTCTATATGTAGGACCTTTATTTTCTGGAAGCTGACAACAATACTCCCACAGGTAGCTGAAtagtgttttcattttttatttgcatgAATGATTACATTATACATACAAATTACTCATGTTTTGTTGCATCTGTAAACATTCTGTGATGACATTTTTTGCTTGTAATAGGATGTCAAGGGACACAAGGAGTTTATTCATTGTCTGTCAGAACCAGGTACTCCTTTTTACAatcctttgttttctttatttgcaAAATGTTTTTGTTGCCCATTATGTTCTCTTGTTCTCACTGGcttgtttttttgggtggttGGTGTGCAGGGCTGTAgctcaatatttaaaaaaacaatctGATGTCACACCAAGCTCAGAAGACCTGTATGGAGATCTGAGTTTGAACAAGATCCTAGAAGGGAAAACAAGAAAGCTATGTGCTCGAATGTTCTTTGAAACACTGGTAATTAATCTGTATACTTTTGTTAAGTTGACAGTTTGCAGTGTTTCTACTGGAAAATAAATCACAAAGGCGTACATAAATATGTGGTTAAATCAGGTTTTTTAAGGATACAAACGAATTTTATAGGAATGAAAATGTgatattgttatttgatttcCTAGAAGAATAATGTAATACTAGTTAAGACTGGTGCTGTATAGGAGTTACGTGAGGCAAATCATTTGATTTCCTAGAAGAATAATGTAATTCTAGTTAAGGCTGGTGCTGTATAGGTATTAAATGTGGCAAAAGCCCAATTTTTCCGAGTTTTGCTGATAGATTTTACCTAGTAGTAAGAAGAAAATAGGTGCCGTAACTTAAGAAGTTCTCATTATTGCGACATCAAAGATATTACTACCACTTGCTGCATCAGCGCTTTAACAGAATGTTCTGTTGTGGTATAGAATGTTAATGTAAACAAGAATACCAAATTTATTGACCTCGTTTAGTAGACTCTAGTTGTTGCATTAGAAGACGAGGGACATTGTGACCTATTGGCTTGTGCAAGAAAACTGTTCATTACTATCTTTATTGGATTCAGTAGCATGAAAATTGGCATGGGTCTTGTCTTTAGTAATATGATTTTAATCACCAGTTACGCACGTTTTAATTTCTTCAATAATCAGATATCTCCAAAACTGTTTTTTGATCATTACATTGGCagaatttttaattcaaaattaataactttcccAAGTCCTAGTCCTTTGCAATATGATTTGCTTCTCTGCTTTCAAGTTTTAACTTTGTGAATCTGCAGAACTTATGCTGGTTATTTAAAGAAGTATATCGGGTTTGGTGTATTAATGGGATTTGTTTATGGTCATTTCAGGTTTTGAAGAGCTATGATCTTGTTGATGTACAACAAGAAGAACCTTACGGTGATATCAGTTTGAAGTTGACTCCAACACTTTCAAAGGCTCAAATCTAAGATGACTTTATTTAAGGTGCTTGCCTGGCCATACTGTATTTAGGTAAATTATCTTACCTCATAAATCCTATGAGAAGCTAATGTTTCAATGTTGTAAATTacattctttctctctctctagatcTCGTTTGCCTCTTCCTTTGGATCAACATTGTGTGTGCATATTCATGGTTTTCAGCATATCTGCATGTGTTACGAAACCAGTATTTTTCTATTTCACCTTATGCTAAGATCGTTTGGcctaattttcttttgtgtaACAGTTGTTTCCCaggtgaaagaagaaaaagcagaaTGTTAGTGTAAAGTATGTACGGCAATGGAAATGCAATTTTTTGACTTCATGAGAAAGCTTAATCCAAAGTGTAGTgtagcttttttgtttttttgctttttcatgGAAATCCGAAGTTTAGTTGATAAGTTATTGTAGGCAGGTCattgtaattaattataataacatCCTTTCCAGTTTTTCTTAAAGTGGCTTGAtctcttttgttgtttttcattTGTCAATGTCTTTAAAAGCtgaccttatttatttatttatttttatttttttatttgacctTTTGGCTGGGAAGTCTTCGACTGCTCACTTATATATAGCCCTGCTCTTCCAATTTGACACTAGAAGGGGGGAGTAGAATACATCTGAAATGAATATGCACtgatttttatagtattaattttACTTGTAGTGAAATCTCTATTTATTTGTCATTTCTTGCAAccattttttagttcttttcttCTCCAACCTACCTCTCTTTTATTAACTCaaactacatttttttttttttggggggtttcaaactctataaattatttgttattttaacaaaataaaatttcattgttttACTCATTTTTAAAAGAGCAACATTTCtgttcataatttctttaattttatgaaaaataatatatgcgtgtgtgtgtgtgtgtaagataTGTGAGgaacatttgattttttaaaaattggatgataattctaattattttgagtaggtaattatttttagtttagcAGAGATTGTGCTACAAATTATGCACGTATCCATATTCTTTACTTTTCCTCTCATCCAAGCTTCTTCAATACTTTTCATTGTCCTAGAACATCAATAATTCTATGTTATGCAATGGCAGTGGTAGTACCAACTGGGCGGTTGCATCTAATTGAGAGATGATTTCATCATTGTTGAATCCACCAAAAATTATTCAAGGGTATAATAccaatatactatatatattatacaaaccACTACTTATGTTTTAAGAAGGAAGCttatttaaaactttatttccTTGCTGCCACTCATAGAAGATATAACATTTCTAAGGAGGATGGTCCATGAAATATATGGAATTCTTAATCATATACCTTACACATGAAAGAGTTTGAACTTAATTACTGGCAACAAGGGCATCGATTTTGCTTTCAATGTGTGCTTCATGGTCTTCAAGGCGACCTTTGATAGCATCATTCTCCCACAGAACAAGTGTTGGAACTCCGGTCAGTTTAAACCTTGAGTCTACTCTCCAAGGGTGTTGGGGATTCCTCCATGTTGGTCTATCTCCCACATATGCTCTTAAAAGTGCAATATCATCGGAGGCCGATTCCAGCTTCTTGTAGATTACTGGTTCAGCTCTCACACAATCTGGGATtacaaataataaacaaatcacAATCGGTCATCTGCAATTCATAATAAGCAAATGTATTTTCTTGTCCATTAGTAtactgaaaaaaggaaaaagtgttCCAAAGATACTATTCAAGGTGACCTTCCTTTCTAATTTCTAAAATGATGTCGACCCTGAAGGCTTTAAGTAAGAAGAAAAACTGATTTCCATGCACATTTCCAATGAACATTATTCTAACAAATTTTAAGATGAATAAAGTAGGTCTTCTTCATCTTGCTGACAATGTTTTATTACTAATGTGCAGCCATGGTTTATTAAAACAAAGTCTGATGTGGAAGTTTCAGCTAATAATTGCATAAGATTTGAACTGAAAAGCCGGATATAACAGTAATAACTTCTTTTAAAACCAGGAGAAAAAGATACATGGATGGCTTTTCACATcaaatttattgataaaaataatttcaaaaatgtttCTGAAACATTTGGGGAATAAATTTTCTCAAAGCAGCCATATTCcctttcttttatatttgtatttgtagTTTTCAAATTGTTATTCATTTATGTTTCAATAAAACATAACACAGCATACttctaaaatttgaaaacatattaTAACAATATAATTCACTCATAGTATATTCAGAAAATATCGTATTCAAAGTGTAAAGTGTTTTACTTTTAAcaatgtttttatgtttttttagcaATATTGACCTGTCTCTTTATTATTCCTCATTCTGAATCATCAACATACCAAATTattcaggaaaaaaaagaagaaagaaccaAGTCTCTCAAACTTTTGTTTGTATGATTGTAATTCTACATCCTTATATCTTCATCTCCCAATTAGTCCTTCTTACTCACCTATTTATACTTCTCAATTCGTTTCCTTAGCCCTTCTAGTCTTATACTCCTTTAATTAACTAAAACAATCCAAAGAATGAAATTCAATCTTTAGAATTTCCATACCATAATATACCATGAAAAGCAACACACTTttcttctatttaaaaaaaaaaaaaataaaaaaaaaggaaattcacgctcatgtttaaaataaaaatcaaaaaaatatgcATAATACCCAAAACCCACAAAAGAAATAGCTTTAATAATACATATTTCACAAGAATTCTATCATGGGTATTAGTAATAATCCCaggaagaaaaattataaaaataaaattatttatttattttattaagttgAATTAAGTACCAGGGCACCAGCTGAGAGAAGTGGAAGGGTCTTTGTCAGCCACGAAGAGGATGAGATTGGCTTTGTTCTTCGGAGCTTCTGATCGGAATTTCTCAAACACAGTGTCAAAGTTGGAGATGGTGGC includes the following:
- the LOC107410351 gene encoding thioredoxin-like protein Clot — protein: MPLKLLDATISNFDTVFEKFRSEAPKNKANLILFVADKDPSTSLSWCPDCVRAEPVIYKKLESASDDIALLRAYVGDRPTWRNPQHPWRVDSRFKLTGVPTLVLWENDAIKGRLEDHEAHIESKIDALVASN
- the LOC107409741 gene encoding sister chromatid cohesion 1 protein 3 — its product is MFYSQTFLARKGPLGTVWCAAHLQHRLKKSHYTSTDIPSTVERIMFPEVPIALRMSGHLLLGVVRIYSKKVDYLYQDCNIVFTTLRKAFASIELNLPEDARQAPVEVITLPETFDLDAVDLDDDKYREGDQDNHLRSYEDITLTDQVPVGTEPYVAVTFDEDIIMDASDPIEVPASAISPMDEDIVHLPAADNSLGTSDPSNQTNEPRTKISEDVTLPKSPGVEVPHDVSFQGPVPSNHEELFDTRHREENSPEDYQEIEVLRDAVPDISPGNLPPVSPTCRNDISEPQEPIDIPMNEKGTLSPVMEENLTHERLSPHQPSSVPPPTSAASLQDGLEFNNSPLSFAIRSTPPVKQPKARPRKRKQCFDESPVLTNKYMKKALENSKDLLRKRRNIPCSALGIWKLKNVLRKDQVLFQPSITGLSLDLCNIYDKDYVSSKLQLLEEASPDTEVVRSPAPITEAGLDPGVAQSPAHATEEIFPQQRGEESEGPVNDYDQEIEHLRHVEDRDERDVLPDFVPSPRLTPSHGREDHTPLTSQFLGSASVERTIGTGVLPTPDLPASTGLYESEIETPSAFLWEQLGVENTVLSDVPELVNSKDAEDLYFLEADNNTPTGCQGTQGVYSLSVRTRAVAQYLKKQSDVTPSSEDLYGDLSLNKILEGKTRKLCARMFFETLVLKSYDLVDVQQEEPYGDISLKLTPTLSKAQI